A genomic stretch from Sinorhizobium terangae includes:
- a CDS encoding LacI family transcriptional regulator yields the protein MDGKTKNRAAAAPPPDGGRPTLKTIAFMTGLGITTVSRALKDAPDIGAETKERVRLVAKQIGYQPNRAGVRLRTGKTNVISLVLTLEEEIMGITSPMVVGITEILAGTQYHLVVTPYSSTKDPLGPIRYILDTGAADGVIISRTEPHDARVTLMTERRLPFVTHGRTEMGIVHPFHDFDNERFAYEAVRRLTERGRRRLVLLEPPPNLTFHSHMRTGFERGLKDFGAEAVSFHHVNIDHSLVAIRDAFEQLMRSVDAPDGIVSGSGSGAVALVAAIESAGKKVGPDVDMVTKVPSDFLRWLRPEVMTMYEDIRLAGRELAKAVIGHIEGKPPETLQSLSQPEFQRPMSKARKV from the coding sequence ATGGACGGCAAGACGAAAAACAGGGCGGCGGCAGCGCCGCCACCGGACGGCGGTAGGCCGACGCTGAAGACGATCGCCTTCATGACCGGTCTTGGGATCACCACGGTTTCCCGAGCGTTGAAGGATGCGCCCGACATCGGCGCCGAGACCAAGGAAAGGGTGCGCCTCGTCGCCAAGCAGATCGGCTACCAGCCGAACCGTGCCGGCGTGCGCCTCAGGACCGGCAAGACCAATGTCATCAGCCTCGTGCTGACGTTGGAGGAAGAGATCATGGGCATCACCAGCCCCATGGTCGTTGGCATCACCGAAATCCTCGCGGGCACGCAATATCATCTGGTGGTAACGCCTTACAGCTCCACAAAGGATCCGCTGGGGCCAATCCGCTATATCCTCGACACGGGCGCCGCAGACGGCGTCATCATATCGCGGACGGAGCCGCACGATGCGCGCGTGACGCTGATGACCGAGCGCCGCCTGCCCTTTGTCACCCACGGCCGCACGGAAATGGGGATCGTCCACCCGTTCCATGACTTCGACAACGAACGTTTCGCCTATGAGGCGGTGCGCCGGCTCACCGAGCGCGGCAGACGCCGGCTGGTGCTGTTGGAGCCGCCGCCGAACCTCACCTTCCATTCCCACATGCGCACCGGCTTCGAGCGCGGGCTTAAGGATTTTGGTGCGGAGGCGGTGAGCTTCCACCATGTCAACATCGACCACAGCCTTGTCGCCATCCGCGACGCCTTCGAACAACTGATGCGCTCGGTCGATGCCCCGGACGGTATCGTTTCCGGCAGCGGCTCCGGCGCTGTCGCCCTGGTCGCGGCAATCGAATCAGCCGGAAAGAAGGTCGGCCCGGATGTCGACATGGTCACCAAGGTACCCAGCGACTTCCTGCGCTGGCTGCGCCCCGAAGTCATGACCATGTACGAGGACATCCGCCTTGCCGGGCGCGAGCTCGCCAAGGCCGTAATCGGCCACATCGAAGGAAAGCCACCCGAGACGCTGCAAAGTCTCAGTCAGCCGGAATTCCAGCGGCCCATGTCAAAGGCGCGGAAGGTATAG
- a CDS encoding antibiotic biosynthesis monooxygenase family protein, whose translation MTAYNVVRFRTKPGSEDEFEEWFRKLRRDFEGLRKMALIKTGERSYCSIGEWESFDHIVAARPKMISNLDKFRHSLEAQGEGSDVTDAVSGEAIYESAPTK comes from the coding sequence ATGACGGCATACAACGTCGTTCGTTTCCGTACGAAGCCGGGCTCGGAGGATGAATTCGAGGAATGGTTCCGTAAACTCCGTCGCGATTTTGAGGGATTACGGAAAATGGCGCTCATCAAGACCGGCGAACGTTCCTACTGCTCGATCGGCGAATGGGAGAGTTTCGATCATATCGTTGCAGCGCGGCCCAAAATGATCAGCAATCTCGACAAGTTCCGCCACTCCCTCGAGGCGCAGGGAGAGGGCTCAGATGTCACGGACGCGGTTTCCGGTGAGGCAATCTACGAGAGCGCGCCGACCAAATAG
- the gndA gene encoding NADP-dependent phosphogluconate dehydrogenase, which produces MSQAEIGLIGLGVMGSNLALNIAEKGNKVAVFNRTVEATRKFYAEAGALKEQIVPCETIEEFVAAIRPPRPIIIMIKAGDPVDQQMEILKPYLAKGDIMIDAGNANFRDTMRRFEALKDSGLTFIGMGVSGGEEGARHGPSIMVGGTEDSYRRVEKVLTSIAAKYENDPCVAWLGENGAGHFVKTIHNGIEYADMQMIAEIYGILRDGLKMSAAEIGEVFGAWNKGRLNSYLIEITEKVLKAADPLTGKPIVDMILDKAGQKGTGKWSVIEAQNMGIPATGIEAAVAARSISSMKEEREAAEKILGLPRVGDFTVADKAAFLKDLENALLAAKIGAYAQGFAVMSAASKEFGWNLPMPTIAKIWRAGCIIRSQFLDEITTAFTKAPDAANLIVTPAFAAMVKETDGALRRVVSAAVLGGLPVPALASALGYFDSYRRGRGTANVIQAQRDFFGAHGFDRVDGADSHHGPWGSGLNA; this is translated from the coding sequence GTGTCACAGGCGGAAATCGGGCTTATCGGCCTCGGCGTCATGGGGTCGAACCTCGCGCTCAACATCGCTGAAAAGGGCAACAAGGTCGCGGTCTTCAACCGCACGGTCGAGGCGACGCGCAAGTTCTATGCCGAGGCCGGTGCGCTCAAGGAGCAGATCGTTCCCTGCGAGACGATCGAAGAGTTTGTTGCCGCGATCCGCCCACCACGGCCGATCATCATCATGATCAAGGCCGGCGACCCGGTCGATCAGCAGATGGAGATCCTGAAGCCCTATCTTGCCAAGGGCGACATCATGATCGACGCCGGCAACGCCAATTTCCGCGACACGATGCGCCGCTTCGAGGCGCTGAAGGATTCCGGCCTCACCTTCATCGGCATGGGCGTCTCCGGCGGCGAGGAGGGCGCGCGTCATGGTCCGTCGATCATGGTCGGCGGCACGGAGGACTCCTACCGCCGCGTCGAGAAGGTGCTGACCTCGATCGCCGCTAAATACGAGAACGACCCTTGCGTCGCCTGGCTCGGTGAAAACGGCGCCGGCCACTTCGTCAAGACGATCCACAACGGCATCGAATATGCCGACATGCAGATGATCGCCGAAATCTACGGCATCCTGCGCGACGGGCTGAAGATGAGCGCCGCCGAGATCGGCGAGGTCTTCGGCGCCTGGAACAAGGGCCGGCTGAACTCCTATCTGATCGAAATCACCGAAAAGGTGCTGAAAGCCGCCGACCCGCTGACCGGCAAGCCGATCGTCGACATGATCCTCGACAAGGCCGGCCAGAAGGGCACCGGCAAATGGTCGGTGATCGAGGCGCAGAACATGGGCATTCCGGCGACCGGCATCGAGGCAGCCGTCGCCGCCCGCAGCATTTCCTCGATGAAGGAAGAGCGTGAAGCAGCCGAGAAGATTCTCGGCCTGCCGCGGGTCGGCGACTTCACGGTGGCCGATAAGGCGGCCTTCCTCAAGGATCTTGAAAACGCACTGCTTGCCGCCAAGATCGGGGCCTATGCGCAGGGCTTCGCGGTGATGTCGGCCGCCTCGAAGGAGTTCGGCTGGAACCTGCCGATGCCGACGATCGCAAAAATCTGGCGCGCCGGCTGCATCATTCGCTCGCAGTTCCTCGACGAGATCACCACGGCCTTTACCAAGGCGCCGGATGCCGCGAACCTGATCGTGACCCCGGCCTTTGCGGCGATGGTCAAGGAGACGGACGGAGCGCTGCGCCGCGTGGTTTCCGCCGCCGTGCTCGGCGGTCTGCCGGTACCGGCGCTCGCCTCCGCGCTCGGCTATTTCGACAGCTACCGCCGCGGCCGCGGCACGGCCAACGTCATCCAGGCGCAGCGCGACTTCTTCGGCGCCCACGGCTTCGACCGCGTCGATGGCGCCGATAGCCACCACGGTCCGTGGGGCAGTGGGCTGAACGCATAG
- the ccoS gene encoding cbb3-type cytochrome oxidase assembly protein CcoS yields MNTLIYLIPIALFLGGLGLAAFLWALKSGQYEDLDGASWRVLDDGDGRPEKD; encoded by the coding sequence ATGAACACACTCATCTATCTCATTCCGATCGCACTCTTCCTCGGAGGGCTGGGCCTTGCAGCGTTTCTCTGGGCGCTGAAGAGCGGGCAATACGAGGACCTGGACGGAGCCTCCTGGCGTGTCCTCGACGATGGCGACGGCAGGCCTGAAAAGGATTGA
- a CDS encoding cation-translocating P-type ATPase, translated as MSCCAAGVEGALDIDRPGQGLPPSEELWLASHALGDGLRQTELSAPGVHCGACITTIEGALRKRPDVERARVNLSSRRVSVVWKEEVAGRRSDPREIARAIRDCGYEAHLFAAGVEEGDVLLKQLIRAVAVAGFAATNIMLLSVSVWSGADAATRDLFHWISAMIAAPAMIYSGRFFYQSAWNALRHGHTNMDVPIALAVTLSYGMSLHETIGHGEHAWFDASVTLLFFLLIGRTLDHMMRGRARSAISGLARLSPRGATVVNPDGSRDYRPVDEIKPGERLLVAAGERIPVDGRVLSGASDLDRSVVNGESAPVAVSTGDTVQAGTLNLTGPLTLEATAAARDSFLAEIMGLMEAAEGGRARYRRIADRAARYYSPAVHLLALLSFIGWMLIEGDVRHAMLIAVAVLIITCPCALGLAVPVVQVVAAGRLFQGGVMVKDGSAMERLSEIDTVLLDKTGTLTMGEPRLVNAGEVDPGALATAAAIALHSRHPIATALHEATAAVQPLVGEIREIPGAGIEAGTSDGVYRLGSRAFACGDAGAANGQSEAILSLDGRELACFRFEDRLRPAARESADALFRLGLTNGILSGDREPVVAALARRLGIAKWRAELSPRGKVEACAAAAEGGHRVLMVGDGINDAPALRAAHVSMAPATAADVGRQAADFVFMHQGLDAVPFAIETSRRAGRLIRQNFALAIGYNVIAVPVAIFGYATPLVAAVAMSTSSLIVVFNALRLKGLGTATAPAAPHGAGLRPVRSVP; from the coding sequence ATGAGCTGCTGTGCCGCGGGCGTCGAAGGCGCACTGGACATCGATCGGCCCGGGCAGGGGCTACCTCCATCCGAAGAGCTGTGGCTTGCGAGCCACGCGCTCGGAGACGGCCTGCGCCAGACCGAACTCAGCGCCCCGGGCGTTCACTGCGGTGCCTGTATCACGACTATCGAAGGGGCCCTTCGCAAGAGGCCAGACGTCGAGAGGGCGCGCGTCAATCTTTCGTCGCGGCGTGTCTCTGTCGTCTGGAAAGAAGAGGTCGCCGGCCGGCGCAGCGACCCGCGCGAGATCGCGCGCGCCATCCGGGATTGCGGCTACGAAGCGCATCTCTTCGCCGCCGGCGTAGAGGAGGGCGACGTCTTGCTCAAGCAGCTAATCCGTGCCGTCGCCGTTGCCGGCTTCGCGGCGACCAACATCATGCTGCTGTCGGTTTCCGTCTGGTCGGGTGCTGATGCGGCGACCCGCGACCTGTTTCACTGGATCTCGGCGATGATAGCGGCGCCGGCAATGATCTATTCGGGACGTTTCTTCTACCAGTCGGCCTGGAATGCGCTTCGCCATGGCCACACCAATATGGATGTGCCGATCGCGCTCGCTGTGACGCTTTCCTACGGCATGTCGCTCCACGAGACGATCGGCCATGGCGAGCACGCCTGGTTCGACGCCTCGGTGACGCTGCTCTTCTTCCTGCTGATTGGCCGCACGCTCGATCACATGATGCGCGGGCGCGCTAGATCGGCGATCAGCGGCCTTGCGCGCCTCTCGCCGCGCGGCGCGACGGTCGTCAACCCTGACGGCTCGCGCGACTATCGTCCGGTCGATGAGATCAAGCCCGGCGAGCGCCTGCTCGTTGCCGCCGGCGAGCGCATCCCGGTCGACGGGCGCGTGCTTTCCGGCGCGAGCGATCTCGATCGCTCGGTCGTCAACGGCGAAAGCGCGCCGGTCGCGGTGAGCACTGGCGACACCGTGCAGGCCGGCACGCTCAATCTCACCGGCCCGCTGACGCTCGAGGCGACGGCGGCGGCGCGCGATTCTTTCCTCGCCGAGATCATGGGATTGATGGAGGCGGCCGAAGGGGGCAGGGCGCGTTATCGACGAATTGCGGATCGTGCGGCGCGCTATTATTCGCCGGCCGTCCACCTGTTGGCGCTGCTTTCCTTCATCGGCTGGATGCTGATCGAGGGCGATGTTCGCCATGCGATGCTGATCGCGGTTGCGGTTCTCATCATCACTTGCCCCTGCGCACTCGGCCTTGCGGTGCCGGTGGTTCAGGTCGTTGCCGCGGGCCGGCTCTTCCAGGGCGGCGTCATGGTCAAGGACGGATCGGCAATGGAGCGCCTTTCCGAAATCGACACCGTGCTGCTCGACAAGACCGGCACGCTCACCATGGGCGAGCCGCGACTCGTCAATGCGGGCGAGGTCGATCCGGGCGCGCTCGCGACTGCCGCCGCAATCGCTCTCCATTCGCGCCATCCGATTGCGACAGCGCTGCACGAGGCGACGGCAGCGGTGCAGCCGCTCGTGGGCGAGATCCGCGAAATACCGGGTGCGGGCATCGAGGCGGGGACAAGCGACGGCGTCTATCGGCTCGGCAGTCGCGCCTTTGCCTGCGGCGACGCGGGTGCGGCGAACGGCCAATCGGAAGCGATCCTGTCGCTCGATGGCCGCGAGCTAGCCTGCTTCCGCTTCGAGGATCGGCTGCGTCCTGCCGCTCGCGAAAGCGCCGACGCCCTCTTTCGCCTGGGGCTTACGAACGGCATCCTTTCCGGCGACCGCGAGCCGGTCGTCGCCGCACTTGCCCGCAGGCTTGGCATCGCGAAATGGCGCGCCGAGCTTTCGCCGCGCGGCAAGGTCGAGGCCTGCGCCGCTGCCGCCGAAGGGGGGCATAGGGTCCTGATGGTCGGCGACGGTATCAACGATGCGCCGGCCCTGCGGGCGGCCCACGTCTCGATGGCGCCCGCGACCGCGGCCGATGTCGGCCGGCAGGCGGCGGATTTCGTCTTCATGCATCAGGGCCTCGACGCCGTTCCCTTCGCCATCGAGACCTCGCGTCGCGCCGGTCGGCTTATCCGCCAAAATTTCGCGCTGGCGATCGGTTACAACGTCATCGCCGTGCCGGTTGCGATCTTCGGCTATGCGACGCCGCTTGTTGCCGCCGTCGCCATGTCGACCTCATCGCTGATCGTGGTTTTCAATGCGTTGCGGCTGAAGGGGCTTGGAACGGCCACGGCTCCGGCAGCGCCGCATGGGGCAGGGCTGCGGCCGGTCAGGAGCGTGCCATGA
- a CDS encoding FixH family protein — translation MTREQRVPRGFTGWHMLGVMGLFFGTIISINLIMAWNASRSWSGLVVENTYIASQQFNGKVAKTRAFAASGIEGTLAAEPRSIRYALARNGEAERTADRVVAVFKRPVEEHEDVRVELGREAPGAFVAVRTLKPGQWIADVTAMAGEEIVYRQAIRFMVPGERK, via the coding sequence ATGACTAGGGAACAGCGGGTTCCGCGGGGATTTACCGGTTGGCACATGCTGGGTGTGATGGGGCTTTTCTTCGGCACCATCATTTCCATCAACCTGATCATGGCCTGGAACGCCAGCCGCAGCTGGAGCGGCCTTGTCGTCGAGAACACCTATATCGCCAGCCAGCAGTTCAACGGCAAGGTGGCGAAGACGCGGGCTTTCGCGGCAAGCGGTATAGAAGGTACGCTCGCCGCCGAACCGAGGTCGATCCGCTATGCCTTGGCCCGCAACGGCGAAGCGGAACGGACGGCCGACAGGGTCGTCGCGGTATTCAAACGTCCGGTCGAAGAACATGAGGACGTGCGTGTCGAACTCGGTCGTGAGGCTCCCGGCGCCTTTGTCGCCGTACGGACGCTCAAGCCCGGCCAGTGGATCGCCGACGTGACGGCAATGGCGGGCGAGGAAATCGTCTATCGCCAGGCCATTCGCTTCATGGTGCCGGGAGAGCGCAAATGA
- the ccoG gene encoding cytochrome c oxidase accessory protein CcoG: MRPQPVTTAASVERLQAEPVNAAHMRKPLYEKRRKIFPKRAEGRFRRFKWLVMLVTLSIYYLTPWIRWDRGAHAPDQAVLVDLAARRFYFFFIEIWPQEFFFVAGLLVMAGFGLFLVTTAVGRAWCGYTCPQTVWVDLFLVIERFIEGDRNARMRLDAGPWTLDKIWKRVVKHAAWLLIGIATGGAWIFYFADAPSLLKSFVMLEAPPVAYITVAILTATTYVFGGLMREQVCTYMCPWPRIQAAMLDESSLVVTYNDWRGEPRSRHAKKAAAAGEVVGDCVDCNACVAVCPMGIDIRDGQQLECITCALCIDACDGVMDKLGRERGLIAYATLSDYASNMALATNNGTTAIDPTRVRDATGAFVDKVRHFNWRIIFRPRVLLYFGVWALVGIGLVYALVSRDRLELNVLHDRNPQFVVESDGSVRNGYMVKLLNMIPEQRTITLTLDGMPSATMRIAGQAPGDGRRFAVGVDPDKVTALKVFVTLPLEKLPEAEEGFMLTAEDPSSHERDVYEANFNRPGVAR; this comes from the coding sequence ATGCGTCCCCAGCCCGTCACCACAGCTGCGTCCGTCGAACGGCTCCAGGCCGAACCGGTCAACGCCGCGCATATGCGCAAGCCGCTTTACGAGAAGCGCCGCAAGATCTTTCCGAAGAGAGCCGAAGGCCGCTTCCGCCGCTTCAAGTGGCTGGTGATGCTGGTCACGCTAAGTATCTACTATCTGACGCCGTGGATCCGTTGGGATCGGGGTGCGCATGCGCCGGACCAAGCCGTGCTCGTCGATCTTGCCGCCCGTCGCTTCTACTTCTTCTTCATCGAGATCTGGCCGCAGGAGTTCTTCTTCGTCGCCGGTTTGCTCGTCATGGCTGGCTTCGGCCTCTTCCTCGTCACCACCGCCGTCGGGCGTGCCTGGTGCGGCTACACCTGCCCGCAGACGGTCTGGGTCGATCTTTTCCTTGTGATCGAGCGCTTCATCGAGGGCGACCGCAATGCGCGCATGCGCCTCGACGCGGGACCGTGGACACTCGACAAGATCTGGAAACGCGTCGTCAAGCACGCGGCATGGCTGCTGATCGGCATCGCCACCGGTGGCGCGTGGATCTTCTATTTCGCCGACGCGCCCTCGCTGCTGAAGAGCTTCGTCATGCTGGAAGCGCCACCGGTCGCCTACATCACGGTCGCGATCCTGACGGCGACGACCTACGTGTTCGGAGGTCTGATGCGCGAGCAGGTCTGCACCTACATGTGCCCATGGCCGCGCATCCAGGCGGCGATGCTGGATGAGAGTTCACTCGTCGTCACCTATAACGACTGGCGCGGCGAACCGCGCTCGCGCCATGCCAAGAAGGCGGCAGCAGCGGGTGAGGTGGTTGGCGATTGCGTCGATTGCAACGCCTGCGTCGCGGTCTGCCCGATGGGCATCGACATTCGCGATGGCCAGCAGCTTGAATGCATCACCTGCGCGCTCTGCATCGACGCCTGCGACGGCGTGATGGACAAGCTCGGGCGCGAACGCGGCCTGATCGCCTACGCAACGCTCAGCGACTACGCGTCGAACATGGCGCTCGCCACAAACAACGGTACGACGGCGATCGACCCGACCCGCGTGCGTGACGCGACCGGCGCCTTCGTCGACAAGGTGCGCCACTTCAACTGGCGCATCATCTTCCGGCCGCGCGTTCTTCTCTATTTCGGCGTCTGGGCGCTGGTCGGCATCGGCCTCGTCTACGCGCTGGTGTCGCGTGACCGACTGGAGCTTAACGTGCTGCACGACCGCAATCCGCAATTCGTAGTCGAGTCGGACGGCTCCGTGCGAAACGGCTACATGGTCAAGCTTCTCAACATGATACCGGAACAGCGCACGATCACTCTGACGCTCGATGGCATGCCGTCGGCAACGATGCGGATCGCCGGACAGGCGCCGGGCGATGGTCGCCGTTTCGCTGTTGGCGTCGATCCGGACAAGGTCACGGCCCTCAAGGTTTTCGTCACGCTGCCGCTGGAAAAACTCCCCGAGGCCGAAGAGGGCTTCATGCTGACAGCCGAAGACCCGTCCAGTCATGAACGCGATGTCTATGAGGCCAATTTCAACCGTCCTGGAGTAGCAAGATGA